In the genome of Toxoplasma gondii ME49 chromosome Ia, whole genome shotgun sequence, the window GGGGACGTCTCAGTGGCAAGAGTATATAGAACCCTCTGTTCCACATACGGAGCCGAGGAAGCGGATCGTCCTTTCTGGGATCCGCGCCGACTGCCTTCCTCTTTGCGAACGCAGCCGGACGTAGCATGTAACATAATCGTCGTGCTCGTCTTTCTGACCTAAGACCGGAGAGGTGTCTGGCACTGTGGATTCAAGGGACTTGCTGGATTCTCGGGTCCTCACGTGTTTTCCTGTCAGTGATTCATTTACCTGGATGGTCGTCTTCGTCATTCCTTCAAGCCCCAAGCAGGAATCTCagggtgtctctctgccttaCTGCTGAGGGAGATTCTCTGCCAGTCGTTTGGCCTCTGCGCAGAGAGCggtttgtgtgtgtttcttgGGTCCTGGGAAGTGTGTTAGAAGAGTACCTGGCAGCCTCCTTCGTGTCCTCGCTCCTGTTTGTTCGCGTGAGGGGGCCCTTTCCTAGCAGCTACACATATACGCCTCCTCTCGTGACTTGTGTCTCCATCCTTGTTGAAGGCGCGGGCACCTTGACGTCCAAGTTTACCGGTCTCAGACGGAACAAGGGAAATATGCGCGGAAGGCGGAGGGTGGTTCATTTCCCCTTCCGCTTTCCTGCGTGagttcctctctgcgtccgtcGTCTTCCGCTCCGGCGTCAAGGCCATCCGTATTGGAGAACAAAATGGAGAAGTCAGGACTGTCCATGTTGAGAACGTCAACTCTTTCCGACAGACCGCCTggcgtcgcttcttccaggATACGAGAGAactgcgctgtctcctcgcacCCTTGGCTTCGAAGTGTCCACAACGCTGGAGCGTGTCTGCCCTCTGGTATGTGACAAGAAGTTCGCTCTTCGTTTGATTTGGAGTTCCGAAGCAGGCCCTCGGGACCGCTGATTCATCGCAAACTCGTGCAAGCGCAATTCGTATTCGTTATCGGGTTTTCTGTCGTCCTGGGACTCGAGACAAAGTCCATCGGCGAAGAGGGCTTCAGAAGGGGGAGTCGTCCAGTCGAGAATAGGTGCGAGTATACGTGTGAGTCTCCgacaaagacggagaaggaacagatgCATGCTTGGTTATTTTGGAAACACTCGTCTCGTGTTCTTGAGAATTCTCCCGAAGCGAGACAGGTGCCTGACTTCCGGCCGACGGTGGGTAGGGTTGATACTCAAAaattctctttctctttttcgcgtcttcttaTCTGCAGTGTGTTGATACCGTGTAGGAAGCTTCGACCGGGATCCCTGTCGGCATCGGAGCAGGGAAACgattttctgtcttctctgctcgcaGTCATTCGCCTCGCTCGAGGAGTCTGCGCCACCGCATCGTCGGTGTTTGTGACTTGCAGCGTGTTtgctggagaggaagggacTGGGGGAACGGAACAAGAAGTGCCTTTTACAAAACCATTTGCGAGTCGAGCACTCGACTAAAATTCGTTCACAAGTGTGTAGTATTGTCACCGTGCACACGCGGAAAAGCGAGGCACACCGAGTCCTTTCTGAGACGGGCGACAGACACGTGGCCGGCGTCGTTCCATTTGCCGCATCGTAGACTGCTCTTCGGTTAAAAGACTCATTTCATCTGCTCGAAGCAGAGGGTTGCCCTGATTGTGCGTGAATGTGTAACCTGTGAATGGAATCGTGTTTTCTCGACACTTTGCCTTGGGAGAGTCTGGCGTGGATCAGGCGGATTATGCCGTAGAGGCGGCAACTATTCCTTTCCAGAAGATTCTTCTTTATTTGGCGGCCGAGAGGGACGGGAAGTCCAGAAAAACTGTCTTCCTGTTCCGAACTCCGTGGAAGGCATAGCGGTCATTTTGTACTAGGAGACGGCGAGCGGGTGGTTCTTGTGCGGATATAAGACTGACTTTGTGTCGCACGCGGGTTTTTATTGGGCGTTATCTGTTTTGTGTGTCCGGAAACCTGTTTGTGTGAGCACTCGTGTGGGGTTCCACACTTTCTTGGTTCCCCTCCAGCTGTCGAGGAACGAGAACGGTCTGTTCCTGCGGGTCGACTCGAGAGAGCCCGTTTTGTCCAGTTCGCGGCTCTGAGAAGCGGAAGATGTCTCCTGTCGCTTTCGACCCAGAATAAGGGACTAGAGAAAACCGCTTGGTGATGCATTAGCGGGGCGCGTGAAGAGACGTGTCCTGTTTTCGCGACTTCAGGCTTTCTTTGTATGGTGAAAGTACCATTTTCGACGCTGTTGTTGCATTTGATTTTGTTGTTCCGTGGCTTCCAACGTGGGCAAAACTTTAGGTTTAGTTTCGACAACATTCGTGTTTATTGTGCAGTTCGTCTGTTGGAGTCATCATTTCCACAGCGTATTCTGTTCGGTATCTGCCGTTAGCCGTGCTCATTCCCACAAGCAGGCGGAAGGAATAGCACAAAGGCTAGGCTGGAAATCTATCTTCTATCCGCAGAGGTGGATTCCACGGCTCTGGAAAATCGAGTTCTCAGAGTTCCTGGATTTTTTGGAAATCAAACTTCTGGGGCGTGAGTGTCCGGTGGCGTGTCCCATCGTACCGAGGGGGAACTGCGCACTTGCGTGCCCTCTGTGCTGATGCTGTCGTTGAGCGTCTTAGAATCTTGTCGCAAACGGCAGCACCATGGTTGAAACGGTAGGCCGTCAGGAGGAGGCTGGGGGCTCACCCTGTGATGAGTCTTCAGAGCCATCGGCGGCAGCAGGCGAAGCTGCCAATAGGGGGGGCCACACTGGCGAACGAATTGATGTATACGGCCCCACGCGGGGATGTGGAGCGGCGCGAAGCCGCCTCTTAAAGAGTGTGGACGAAGGTGTAGCGGGCAGTCCGTCTCCCCGGCAAGCGAGCGGAGAAGGATCCGGCGCGGCAGATCCACCCTCCGAGGCTGAGGATCGAGCACATGTGTGCAGACGGCGCTCTGCAAGTGGCGGAGCGCCCAAGAGTGGTCGTCAGCGGACtcgcagacgaaaaaagaaagacaagggCGAGACAAGATCGGAGGGTCAGGCTGAGCAGCGACCGGGACCGGGTGCCGAGAACGAACCCGCGGAGTCTTCAGCGGAAGTGCGGCAACACCCTGCATGTAGACAGAACGTGGGGAGCGCACATGACGAGGTCGGTGTTtcagacaagagagaacggcTTCCAAGCGACACAAATGTTCGGAgccgcgaagagaaggaaacaacgaGTAGCCAGAAAACAGACGGGATCCGTTCAAAGGCAAGCAACGGTGGGACAGAAACGCCAGAGTCACGTGAGCAGAACGACTCGAAGCCCGTCGCAGCGACATCCACCGGTGAAGCAAGGATGCGTGCAGAGAGGCAACGCGAACAGGCGGTGGAGTCCAGCGCGGGACATTCCGAGATACCCCGCATTCGAGTCTTGCGCGACACCGATGATGCGCCTATCGCGCAAACGGGAGAGCACAATGACAGGGAGGCTGATGGAGGTTCTCCACAGCCGTCGAGCAGTGGAGAAGACAGTCGAAAGGCCATGGACCAAGATGAAAGTGATGGTGAACGCGCTCTCGCTTCCAGCTCtgaacgcggagacagcagtgACAGCGTCACGGGCCCTCCTGTTCGCCTTGTGAGAGCGTACTCTCAGTACTACAAGGTGAGTGGAACTGGCTGACACCGAGAATTCTATCATGACTGTATCTTGTGAATGTCATGGGGAAATGGTCGTGGCTTGTAATGCCAATGCATGCAGTTAGTGCCTTGTTAGGACTGGTTCGATTCCTTCGCACGTCGTTGAGCAGGGTTCACCGAGGTTGGAAGCAGTCATTTACAATGGAAAACGGATGGTGGCGAGGCTATGCTGTGGTTCGGCGTCTCGGGGTGATGCTCATGATATTTTATGCCGTATGTGCTCTTACAGACAAAGATGTGCGTCTACGTCGTTCAAGGAAGGGCCTGTGCCCGTGACAGCAAATGCGTGTATGCGCATAGTGAACGCGAGCTGCGGGAGCCCCCGAATTtggagaagacgcgtctgTGCCCGGTCTTAAAGCAGACAGGCGCCTGCCCCAACAGCGACTTCTGTGCATATGCACACAGCGCTGTCGAACTCCGTCATACCGTCACCGTCTTCAAAACGTAAGGCGAGAGAGTTCCAACCGGGGAAGAATGGTGGAATCTTGGTATAGAGTCCCGATGGTCTCTGTCGTTGTCTTTACAGGGCGGGAGTGCGAAGAAAATGTGGCATACAGATTCCTCTGTTACATGTCTTGAGGCAAGCGGTTTCCGGTGGGCAGTACAGTTCATTCGTTCTCCCTCCGCAATTCATGTGTTGTGCTCAGGAAAATCTGCCATATGTGGAACAAAGGAAAGTGTGGAGCGGGTCCGGCGTGCCGCCACGCTCACGGCTTGGAGGAGTTGAAGCGGCACCGCCAGCGCAGTCAGCAGGAGCTTGTGGCCTTGTCACGAGGCTCGAATCTCCAGGGCGCCTCAAGTGGTTCAGCTGGGGTGCAAGGGGGCAGCTGTCagagtgaggaagaagcgacgcaagtcgagagaggcggcatgtcttcatcttctgcaTCGTCGGGTGAGAGCGGCGACGCCCACAGTGCTGCGAAGGATGCCAGTAATGGCAGGGCGAAAGAAGAGGTCGAGACTCCAGAGTTGGAACCTATAAAAGACGCGGTCGTGCCTGCTGTTCCTTTGGCAAGTGCCAAAGGCCGctccgagaagaagccgatTCAGTCTGACCGCGTTGTGGCTCCAACTAAAGAGCGACGGATAATGGAGGGTTGCCGGCAGGCTGTGGCTGGAACCGACGGACCGGGACAGCAGCGTGTAGTGACACTGGAACCAGAGAAGAGCTATGTGGGGTTTGTCGCTCAGACAAAAGGCCgcgaagacaggaaagcgcAGGTGGCTGGCGGCGGCTCCAGGAAGGTGAGCTCGCAGCGTTTGCGAGAGGGCGTGTGTGAAGCTCAGGgtcgtcgcatgcagctAGGTCGCCAACACGGCGACGGTTTGCGCGGTTATGTTTCAGACCGGGAGGTAAAAACGTATCACTCTTCTCGTGAGTCGGGTCCTGCCCTGGCGCCGCAAAAAGGCCGTGCGCGAAATTTGAGTGGCTGCACCGGAGTCAATGCACTGGAGGTGCCCGGCCGGGAAAGGGAAATCGCGGCTGAGAGCCGCAGGCAACCCACTCTGAGTCCGTTGGAGCAAGTGTTGGCATCGTCAGAACTCCATCTCCCGTGGAtgccgccgcctcctggCAGGAGTGGTCCACCCATGCAGATGACCGAGCAGGTGCCGACGCGGCAGGCTCATCCACCGCGTGTCCCCTGGCCTGTGGGTGCAGAAAACGGTGAgacctggagagagacgcccgaGCCAGTCCCGGCTGCCCTAACGCACTACCTGTCGGCTTTGTTGGCACTGCAGGATCCGGAGTTCTCGAATCAGAAGGGGCAGAACTCGCGGGGAGTGGAAGAATCAGTGAGTGGTATGCGCAGGCGCCTGTCGTCCATGTCGCTCAACCAGTCGGTTGCGCCGTTTTCGCGAGCAGCGGCGGGAGGGTCCGCGTTTCAACGTGCCACTCCCCGACCGGAGCACCCGAACTTCTGTGACCCTCTGGAGTCTGTGAACCGGAGCCTTCACCACTCTAGCACTGCTCATCAGCGACAGGCGGAACAGGGCGCCCTGCTTCAGCTTTTGCTAGGGTGCAGAGCAGAGGACTTGGCTGGAGGGGCGACTCATCGAATGGCTTCCGGCGCGGAGTCGCGAACGCAGCAACTTCCTGCGCCGCTGTATCGCGAGGCACATTCGCGAACCGCACGGGGGTTCAGCGAGTCTCGTTCACCCAGAAATTGGTTGGTGCGGACGGAAGAGCTCGAATCTTTGCACTTCAGCTCGTCGCTTGCGTCAGGAAGGGGTACGCGCAAGTCCTCTGTTCCCTCTTTCGCGCTGTCGAACTCGACGGCTGCGGGACTTTTGGAGCTGCTTTCTAGGTCAGAGGCCGGGGGCCCAGGGCAACCTTCGCTTGAGTCTCGGTCATCAGACGCTGGGGCGGCCTTTCCGCTGGCAGATGGAGGGTTTTGGGGGCTGAGGAGTGACGGCGCGACGGGGGTTCTCGACTCAGCTTCGAGGGACGAGGGCGAGAACCATGCGTATACAATCCCGCGGCTGCTCATGatgaaaggagacagcgagttGAAAGATTCTGTTCAGTATTTCCTCTCCACCGTCGCTCCGAGGGCTTCCGGCCGCAGCACGCAGGGAAGTGGCTTGCAAGATTACTCCCTGCAGGTGACGCGAGCTGCGGAGGTTTCTGGATCACAACAGGGGCTTTTAGCAATGCCGCACTCGACTGCCACATCTCCAGACGACAGATTTTGCTGTGGTTCAGCCCCACCGGTGGGCGCCTACTTTCCACAACCTGCCTCTGTTGGTGGGCGTCGAACAGTCGTTGCGGAACAGAGTCCACTGCCCACGGGGGTCACTGTGCCGTTTCCCGCCCTTCCCGAAGGAAATGGGGAGCGCAGCGCGGACACCGAGGGGACTTCCTGGGCGCGTCAGGGGAACTGGCACTGACAGTTGAGACCACATCTGTATGGAGGGTTTCTCCGTTCAGTGTCAAGTCCTCTAGGTCCGTGAGGCTTCCCTGATGGTTTTGGGAGCTCCCAAGGTGAAGGCCGAAAGGATTCCCAGCTGTCACCCCTTCATCGGTGGCGGGGCCGTGGAAGTGCGAAAGTCACTCCTTGCCTTGACGTGCAAGCAAGCCGAGCACGTGCACACTTGAACCGTTTTTTCCGATCAACCGTTTTAGTTTTCACGAGAAAAGTGTCACCGAAGTGAGTGAGACTTCTCGGTGGCTCCACTCGATCAGGGCCATGGATGCTCTGTATGTTTCCGCAGTAGGCAATCCGTGTGAAAACACGCTCGGGATCCAAGCAGTTGAGTCATCTGGAGACCAAGCGTTCGTGGGGTGACATAAAATAACGCAATGGGTGACTGGTCCAGTGTGGTATACTTGTCAGGCTTGGGGCGACTTCACTGGCGTGACAAAGACCACGAAGCGTTTTGATCCGTTGCTACAGCAGGGAATCGTCATTCTTCTGTATGGTATGAGTGTCATCGCCGCTGGCGCATGTGTCGACTCTGTGCGGATCATGCCGCTTCTAGAATTGCATGCAATGGGAGACAAACACCTCAATGTTGCCATAACTCCTGATTTCCAGGACATGTTCCTACAAACGAAACACTGGAAGGTGGTGAAAGAGTTTGCAGGACTGCAATTGGCTTAAGTTGTGTGACGTCTCCATTCGTGTTTATTTGCCTTTGTGTTTTACGCAGCCTAGAAGTCCCAAACGTGGTGATTTGTAGGTTTCCATATGCTACATTGTCTATCGTATTCACCCCGGCATGTTGTTGTTGCGCAAGAAACcatttcttttttctgcgtaATCTAGGAATTCTTGATATTCAATATTTTGTCAGTAGCCTTCAACGTCGACTGCGTTGTCATTCGAAGTGGCGGAAGCTTTGCTTTTACCATTTTTGCTCGTGTAGCTTCCGCGGATGTTGTGAGTTTTTTACGCGGTGGACGGTGGGAGACGTAGATGACGCTGCGAAGGCAGAGCTCGCGCGATACGTGAACTGGATGTTAAACCGGAGCGGCCAGTGGGAATATTGTGACCAAGGTGCGAAGAACCTTGAATCGGGTAACGGTGGAGGTCGCCCTGCCTTTGACACTAAACAAGGGGAGCCGAATCTGTACAGAAACA includes:
- a CDS encoding zinc finger (CCCH type) motif-containing protein (encoded by transcript TGME49_294840) gives rise to the protein MVETVGRQEEAGGSPCDESSEPSAAAGEAANRGGHTGERIDVYGPTRGCGAARSRLLKSVDEGVAGSPSPRQASGEGSGAADPPSEAEDRAHVCRRRSASGGAPKSGRQRTRRRKKKDKGETRSEGQAEQRPGPGAENEPAESSAEVRQHPACRQNVGSAHDEVGVSDKRERLPSDTNVRSREEKETTSSQKTDGIRSKASNGGTETPESREQNDSKPVAATSTGEARMRAERQREQAVESSAGHSEIPRIRVLRDTDDAPIAQTGEHNDREADGGSPQPSSSGEDSRKAMDQDESDGERALASSSERGDSSDSVTGPPVRLVRAYSQYYKTKMCVYVVQGRACARDSKCVYAHSERELREPPNLEKTRLCPVLKQTGACPNSDFCAYAHSAVELRHTVTVFKTKICHMWNKGKCGAGPACRHAHGLEELKRHRQRSQQELVALSRGSNLQGASSGSAGVQGGSCQSEEEATQVERGGMSSSSASSGESGDAHSAAKDASNGRAKEEVETPELEPIKDAVVPAVPLASAKGRSEKKPIQSDRVVAPTKERRIMEGCRQAVAGTDGPGQQRVVTLEPEKSYVGFVAQTKGREDRKAQVAGGGSRKVSSQRLREGVCEAQGRRMQLGRQHGDGLRGYVSDREVKTYHSSRESGPALAPQKGRARNLSGCTGVNALEVPGREREIAAESRRQPTLSPLEQVLASSELHLPWMPPPPGRSGPPMQMTEQVPTRQAHPPRVPWPVGAENGETWRETPEPVPAALTHYLSALLALQDPEFSNQKGQNSRGVEESVSGMRRRLSSMSLNQSVAPFSRAAAGGSAFQRATPRPEHPNFCDPLESVNRSLHHSSTAHQRQAEQGALLQLLLGCRAEDLAGGATHRMASGAESRTQQLPAPLYREAHSRTARGFSESRSPRNWLVRTEELESLHFSSSLASGRGTRKSSVPSFALSNSTAAGLLELLSRSEAGGPGQPSLESRSSDAGAAFPLADGGFWGLRSDGATGVLDSASRDEGENHAYTIPRLLMMKGDSELKDSVQYFLSTVAPRASGRSTQGSGLQDYSLQVTRAAEVSGSQQGLLAMPHSTATSPDDRFCCGSAPPVGAYFPQPASVGGRRTVVAEQSPLPTGVTVPFPALPEGNGERSADTEGTSWARQGNWH